The following are from one region of the bacterium genome:
- a CDS encoding archease, with protein MKRFNIFEHTADIGIIGYGKTLKQAFENTAYGMFSILVFDLNQVNLTKTVDIKVSGNDLEEILVAFLSELVYNHNVENLIFKKFSIKEIGTTFLKAKASGELYDPNRHELLREIKTVTYHQLKIEEKEGYFRTQVIFDI; from the coding sequence ATGAAACGATTTAACATCTTTGAACATACTGCAGATATTGGCATCATTGGCTATGGAAAAACACTTAAACAAGCCTTTGAGAATACTGCCTACGGAATGTTTAGCATCTTAGTTTTTGACTTAAATCAAGTTAATCTCACAAAAACTGTGGACATTAAGGTTTCAGGAAATGACCTTGAGGAAATTTTAGTTGCCTTTTTAAGTGAATTGGTGTATAATCATAATGTCGAGAATTTAATATTTAAGAAATTTAGTATCAAGGAAATCGGGACTACTTTTCTTAAAGCAAAGGCATCTGGAGAACTGTATGACCCAAATCGACATGAACTATTGCGGGAAATTAAAACTGTAACCTACCATCAATTAAAAATAGAAGAAAAAGAAGGATATTTTAGAACGCAGGTTATATTTGATATTTAA